Proteins from a single region of Thermotoga maritima MSB8:
- a CDS encoding DUF2264 domain-containing protein, which yields MTDVRRYWISLLRKICEMPLELCASDRLKKSMPVEGKKSEERRKFTHLELLGRIFCGISPFLELNRESPSTDPEERKIATRLSEFAVKSLDVATNPNCKDYMNFKEGRQPLVDAAFLVEAILRAPKVLWEDLDVSTKKRLIRELKATRKIEPYFSNWLLFSAMIETFFFFAGEEWDSTKVDLILKNVESWYKGDGAYGDGPFFRWDYYNSFVIYPMTIDVLRIISEEKTEWKELYVKVLRRAQRYAVVLERMISPEGTFPIIGRSITYRTAVFHLLSQLSLLHLLPASLSPAQVRCALTAVLRRIFENPSTFDENGWLKIGVIGSQPSLGEEYITTGSLYLCTTVFLPLGLPTSDPFWRDPCKKWTNKKVWEGEDVAPDRALED from the coding sequence ATGACTGATGTTCGGCGCTACTGGATTTCTCTTCTTCGAAAAATTTGTGAAATGCCTCTTGAACTTTGCGCATCGGATCGCTTGAAGAAATCGATGCCTGTGGAGGGAAAGAAGAGCGAAGAAAGGAGAAAGTTCACACATCTAGAACTTCTGGGGAGAATCTTCTGCGGAATCTCCCCGTTTCTTGAATTGAACAGGGAAAGTCCGAGCACGGATCCAGAGGAGAGAAAGATCGCAACCCGATTATCAGAATTTGCAGTCAAATCCCTCGATGTTGCAACGAATCCAAACTGCAAAGATTACATGAACTTCAAAGAAGGAAGACAGCCACTGGTTGATGCTGCTTTTCTTGTAGAGGCTATATTGAGGGCTCCTAAGGTTCTCTGGGAAGATCTCGATGTTTCTACAAAGAAAAGATTGATAAGAGAATTGAAGGCAACAAGAAAGATAGAACCTTATTTTTCCAACTGGCTTTTGTTTTCCGCCATGATTGAGACTTTTTTCTTCTTCGCAGGGGAAGAATGGGACAGCACGAAAGTCGATTTGATATTGAAAAATGTAGAAAGCTGGTACAAAGGAGATGGAGCTTACGGTGATGGTCCTTTTTTCAGGTGGGACTATTACAACAGTTTCGTTATTTATCCGATGACGATAGACGTGCTGAGGATTATTTCCGAGGAAAAGACAGAATGGAAAGAACTGTACGTGAAAGTATTGAGGCGGGCTCAGAGGTATGCCGTTGTTCTCGAGAGAATGATATCCCCTGAAGGAACTTTTCCCATCATCGGTAGATCGATAACCTACAGAACGGCGGTCTTTCATCTTTTGAGCCAATTGTCACTTCTTCACCTTCTTCCAGCGAGTCTTTCTCCAGCTCAGGTCAGGTGTGCGCTCACCGCAGTTCTCAGAAGGATTTTTGAGAATCCCTCGACGTTCGATGAAAACGGCTGGTTGAAAATTGGTGTTATCGGTTCTCAACCCTCACTCGGTGAGGAGTACATCACAACAGGCAGTCTGTATCTGTGTACAACGGTCTTTCTGCCTCTCGGACTTCCCACCTCAGACCCCTTTTGGAGAGATCCCTGCAAGAAATGGACGAATAAAAAGGTATGGGAAGGAGAAGATGTCGCTCCGGACAGAGCCTTAGAGGATTAA
- the cutA gene encoding divalent-cation tolerance protein CutA — translation MILVYSTFPNEEKALEIGRKLLEKRLIACFNAFEIRSGYWWKGEIVQDKEWAAIFKTTEEKEKELYEELRKLHPYETPAIFTLKVENVLTEYMNWLRESVL, via the coding sequence ATGATACTCGTGTATTCGACCTTTCCAAATGAAGAAAAAGCGCTCGAGATAGGAAGAAAACTCCTCGAGAAAAGGCTAATAGCTTGCTTCAACGCGTTCGAAATCAGATCCGGATACTGGTGGAAAGGTGAAATCGTTCAAGACAAAGAGTGGGCGGCTATTTTCAAGACTACAGAAGAAAAAGAAAAGGAACTCTACGAAGAGTTGAGAAAACTTCATCCATACGAAACACCCGCGATCTTCACACTGAAGGTGGAAAACGTCCTGACTGAATACATGAACTGGCTCAGAGAATCTGTTCTATGA
- a CDS encoding stage V sporulation protein S translates to MEVLKVSSKSDPNKVAGAIAGVVREHGKAEIQAIGAGAVNQAVKAIAIARGYLAPSGIDLVFVPAFTDVEIENEKRTAIKFIVFPKS, encoded by the coding sequence ATGGAAGTACTGAAGGTATCGTCGAAGTCCGATCCTAACAAGGTCGCTGGTGCTATTGCCGGTGTGGTGAGGGAGCACGGTAAAGCGGAGATTCAGGCCATTGGAGCCGGTGCAGTGAACCAGGCAGTGAAGGCCATCGCCATTGCGCGGGGGTACCTGGCACCGAGTGGTATCGATCTCGTTTTCGTTCCTGCCTTCACGGACGTCGAGATCGAAAACGAAAAGCGGACAGCCATCAAGTTCATAGTCTTTCCAAAAAGCTGA
- a CDS encoding potassium channel family protein: protein MKKNVIILALMIVFVFVFGTVAFHLIEGWNLFDSFFFTLITVSTVGYSIPENLSQAGKVIASILISAGVTIVLYGFTSVTSMIVEGHIGEYFKSRRMRKMIDRLKDHFIVVGAGRTGRHTTLEIMKAKKPFVVIDQSEEAIARLKDFLGEEFPYVVGDATEEEILMKAGVERARSLVVTLPDDAKSTFVVLTAKSLNPNLEIVSRVSDMKALSKLVYAGADKVIATSELAGVRLAQMALNPTTISFLDILSFGEESFRIEEVVIPPESPVANKTLGEINLAKRAGTIVIAIRRGGEVIFNPTGDTKILPEDRLMVVGKSDHFEKLHRLIEEG from the coding sequence GTGAAAAAAAATGTAATCATACTCGCACTCATGATAGTGTTCGTATTTGTTTTTGGAACGGTTGCCTTTCACCTGATAGAAGGGTGGAACCTTTTCGATTCATTTTTCTTCACGCTCATCACAGTTTCTACGGTGGGATACTCTATTCCTGAGAACCTCTCTCAAGCTGGAAAGGTGATAGCTTCCATTCTCATAAGCGCTGGTGTGACGATCGTGCTGTACGGTTTCACATCGGTGACATCGATGATCGTTGAGGGACACATAGGAGAGTACTTCAAAAGCAGGAGGATGAGGAAGATGATCGACAGACTGAAAGATCACTTCATCGTAGTGGGAGCGGGAAGAACAGGAAGGCACACCACCCTGGAGATAATGAAAGCAAAGAAGCCCTTTGTTGTGATAGATCAATCGGAAGAAGCAATCGCCAGACTCAAAGATTTTCTGGGAGAGGAATTCCCCTACGTTGTGGGAGATGCCACAGAAGAAGAAATTCTCATGAAAGCGGGGGTTGAAAGGGCTCGTTCTCTTGTGGTGACACTTCCCGACGACGCGAAAAGCACGTTCGTTGTTCTCACCGCAAAGTCCTTGAATCCGAATCTCGAGATTGTATCCAGAGTCTCTGACATGAAGGCTTTGAGCAAGCTCGTTTACGCGGGGGCGGACAAAGTGATCGCTACATCGGAGCTCGCGGGTGTGAGGCTCGCTCAGATGGCTCTCAATCCCACTACTATAAGCTTCCTGGACATTCTCTCCTTCGGCGAGGAATCCTTCAGAATAGAGGAAGTGGTAATACCCCCAGAGAGTCCTGTTGCCAACAAAACGCTCGGTGAAATAAACCTTGCGAAGAGAGCCGGAACCATCGTCATTGCGATCAGACGTGGAGGAGAGGTGATCTTCAACCCGACAGGAGACACGAAGATACTCCCGGAGGACAGGCTCATGGTGGTGGGAAAAAGCGATCACTTCGAAAAACTCCACAGATTAATCGAGGAGGGATAG
- a CDS encoding FMN-binding glutamate synthase family protein, which yields MGNLRRPNANEATGTFNRSRDVVPMSGLCAKCVDGCTGGCETWLASFRGREVLYPGPFGDITAGAVKDYPVDYSHLNILGYARGAEGLPEGVEPGPDTAIFTNVDTTTEYGWDIKVKMKVPIFTGALGSTEIARKNWDHIAVGAAISGITVVCGENVAGVDPDLELDSNGKVKKSPELDRRIEIYKRYHDGEYGEILIQMNVEDTRLGVAEYVINKHGIETIELKWGQGAKSIGGEIKVRSLERALELKRRGYIVLPDPELPEVQRAFKEGEIKEFERHSRLGFVSKESFLKEVERLRKLGFKRITLKTGAYSAVELAMALRYGAEAKVDLITVDGAPGGTGMSPWPMMNEWGIPTFYLEALTYQFAEKLSRRGIRVPDIAIAGGFSTEDGVLKAIAMGSPYVKAVCMGRALMIPAMVGKNIGEWLKSGNLPKTVSKYGTTVEEIFVTYEELRSRFGEEEVKKLPLGAIGVYTFVQKFKTGLQQLMAGARKFRLSALSRKDLIALTKDAAEISGIPYVMESYRDEAERILEE from the coding sequence GTGGGAAACCTCAGAAGGCCAAATGCGAACGAAGCGACTGGAACGTTCAACCGCTCAAGGGATGTTGTCCCTATGTCAGGCCTGTGCGCCAAGTGTGTAGATGGCTGTACCGGAGGATGTGAAACCTGGCTTGCGTCGTTCAGGGGAAGAGAGGTTCTCTATCCAGGTCCGTTCGGTGACATCACCGCGGGTGCCGTCAAGGACTATCCTGTTGACTACTCACACCTTAACATTCTCGGGTACGCACGCGGTGCGGAAGGTCTTCCCGAAGGAGTGGAACCAGGTCCTGACACCGCAATATTCACGAACGTTGATACAACCACAGAGTACGGCTGGGACATCAAAGTGAAGATGAAGGTTCCCATATTCACGGGGGCACTCGGTTCCACAGAAATCGCGAGGAAGAACTGGGATCACATAGCGGTGGGAGCTGCCATCAGTGGAATAACGGTTGTCTGTGGAGAAAATGTAGCGGGTGTCGATCCGGATCTGGAACTCGACAGCAACGGAAAAGTGAAGAAATCACCGGAACTCGACAGGAGAATAGAAATATACAAGAGATACCACGACGGGGAATACGGTGAAATACTTATTCAAATGAACGTTGAGGATACAAGGCTGGGTGTTGCGGAGTACGTTATAAACAAACACGGCATCGAAACCATTGAGCTCAAGTGGGGGCAGGGAGCCAAGAGCATCGGTGGAGAGATAAAGGTGAGATCCCTTGAACGCGCTCTGGAACTGAAAAGAAGAGGTTATATAGTTCTCCCCGATCCCGAACTTCCGGAAGTTCAGAGAGCGTTCAAAGAGGGAGAAATCAAGGAGTTCGAAAGACACTCAAGACTTGGTTTTGTCTCTAAGGAGTCCTTCCTGAAAGAAGTGGAAAGACTCAGAAAACTCGGGTTCAAACGAATCACCTTGAAGACGGGAGCTTACTCGGCTGTTGAACTTGCCATGGCTCTCAGATACGGTGCTGAGGCGAAGGTGGATTTGATCACCGTCGATGGAGCACCGGGTGGAACGGGTATGAGCCCGTGGCCGATGATGAACGAGTGGGGAATTCCTACGTTCTACCTTGAAGCTTTGACGTATCAATTCGCGGAAAAGTTGAGCAGGAGAGGAATCAGGGTTCCTGACATAGCCATAGCCGGCGGTTTCTCCACAGAAGACGGTGTTCTCAAGGCCATTGCGATGGGTTCTCCGTACGTGAAGGCCGTCTGTATGGGAAGGGCTCTCATGATACCCGCGATGGTGGGAAAGAACATAGGCGAGTGGCTCAAGAGCGGAAACTTGCCGAAGACAGTTTCGAAATACGGAACAACCGTAGAGGAAATCTTCGTCACCTACGAAGAACTGAGATCCCGATTTGGAGAGGAAGAAGTCAAGAAATTGCCTCTTGGTGCCATAGGAGTCTACACGTTCGTTCAGAAGTTCAAAACGGGTCTGCAGCAACTCATGGCGGGTGCGAGAAAGTTCAGGCTCTCTGCTCTTTCCAGGAAAGATCTCATCGCTCTCACAAAAGACGCAGCAGAAATCTCAGGAATTCCATACGTTATGGAATCTTACAGGGATGAAGCGGAAAGGATTCTCGAAGAGTGA
- a CDS encoding glycoside hydrolase family 2 protein, with product MVRPQRNKKRFILILNGVWNLEVTSKDRPIAVPGSWNEQYQDLCYEEGPFTYKTTFYVPKELSQKHIRLYFAAVNTDCEVFLNGEKVGENHIEYLPFEVDVTGKVKSGENELRVVVENRLKVGGFPSKVPDSGTHTVGFFGSFPPANFDFFPYGGIIRPVLIEFTDHARILDIWVDTSESEPEKKLGKVKVKIEVSEEAVGQEMTIKLGEEEKKIRTSNRFVEGEFILENARFWSLEDPYLYPLKVELEKDEYTLDIGIRTISWDEKRLYLNGKPVFLKGFGKHEEFPVLGQGTFYPLMIKDFNLLKWINANSFRTSHYPYSEEWLDLADRLGILVIDEAPHVGITRYHYNPETQKIAEDNIRRMIDRHKNHPSVIMWSVANEPESNHPDAEGFFKALYETANEMDRTRPVVMVSMMDAPDERTRDVALKYFDIVCVNRYYGWYIYQGRIEEGLQALEKDIEELYARHRKPIFVTEFGADAIAGIHYDPPQMFSEEYQAELVEKTIRLLLKKDYIIGTHVWAFADFKTPQNVRRPILNHKGVFTRDRQPKLVAHVLRRLWSEV from the coding sequence ATGGTAAGACCGCAACGAAACAAGAAGAGATTTATTCTTATCTTGAATGGAGTTTGGAATCTTGAAGTAACCAGCAAAGACAGACCAATCGCCGTTCCTGGAAGCTGGAATGAGCAGTACCAGGATCTGTGCTACGAAGAAGGACCCTTCACCTACAAAACCACCTTCTACGTTCCGAAGGAACTTTCACAAAAACACATCAGACTTTACTTTGCTGCGGTGAACACGGACTGCGAGGTCTTCCTCAACGGAGAGAAAGTGGGAGAGAATCACATTGAATACCTTCCCTTCGAAGTAGATGTGACGGGGAAAGTGAAATCCGGAGAGAACGAACTCAGGGTGGTTGTTGAGAACAGATTGAAAGTGGGAGGATTTCCCTCGAAGGTTCCAGACAGCGGCACTCACACCGTGGGATTTTTTGGAAGTTTTCCACCTGCAAACTTCGACTTCTTCCCCTACGGTGGAATCATAAGGCCTGTTCTGATAGAGTTCACAGACCACGCGAGGATACTCGACATCTGGGTGGACACGAGTGAGTCTGAACCGGAGAAGAAACTTGGAAAAGTGAAAGTGAAGATAGAAGTCTCAGAAGAAGCGGTGGGACAGGAGATGACGATCAAACTTGGAGAGGAAGAGAAAAAGATTAGAACATCCAACAGATTCGTCGAAGGGGAGTTCATCCTCGAAAACGCCAGGTTCTGGAGCCTCGAAGATCCATATCTTTATCCTCTCAAGGTGGAACTTGAAAAAGACGAGTACACTCTGGACATCGGAATCAGAACGATCAGCTGGGACGAGAAGAGGCTCTATCTGAACGGGAAACCTGTCTTTTTGAAGGGCTTTGGAAAGCACGAGGAATTCCCCGTTCTGGGGCAGGGCACCTTTTATCCATTGATGATAAAAGACTTCAACCTTCTGAAGTGGATCAACGCGAATTCTTTCAGGACCTCTCACTATCCTTACAGTGAAGAGTGGCTGGATCTTGCCGACAGACTCGGAATCCTTGTGATAGACGAAGCCCCGCACGTTGGTATCACAAGGTACCACTACAATCCCGAGACTCAGAAGATAGCAGAAGACAACATAAGAAGAATGATCGACAGACACAAGAACCATCCCAGTGTGATCATGTGGAGTGTGGCGAACGAACCAGAGTCCAACCATCCAGACGCGGAGGGTTTCTTCAAAGCCCTTTATGAGACTGCCAATGAAATGGATCGAACACGCCCCGTTGTCATGGTGAGCATGATGGACGCACCAGACGAGAGAACAAGAGACGTGGCGCTGAAGTACTTCGACATCGTCTGTGTGAACAGGTACTACGGCTGGTACATCTATCAGGGAAGGATAGAAGAAGGACTTCAAGCTCTGGAAAAAGACATAGAAGAGCTCTATGCAAGGCACAGAAAGCCCATCTTTGTCACAGAATTCGGTGCGGACGCGATAGCTGGCATCCACTACGATCCACCTCAAATGTTCTCCGAAGAGTACCAAGCAGAGCTCGTTGAAAAGACGATCAGGCTCCTTTTGAAAAAAGACTACATCATCGGAACACACGTGTGGGCCTTTGCAGATTTTAAGACTCCTCAGAATGTGAGAAGACCCATTCTCAACCACAAGGGTGTTTTCACAAGAGACAGACAACCCAAACTCGTTGCTCATGTACTGAGAAGACTGTGGAGTGAGGTTTGA
- a CDS encoding MFS transporter, with protein MDPKVKKALNISIIEGALAVLINQFFGGAYLTGYFLWMGASSFFIGLFGSIPFLANTLQLLTLSFSHRLKSRKQIIVPLMWTARTSILLFAVFPAIKHGLLLAYLLYFYIQIAGALSAPLWQSWMSDLVPKDMIGSYFGFRNLIHGAVQIPAMFLAGAILDSLGENWKGFGTLFLIAGSLGALNGYFLKIQYEPPYKPREASVSITKAVKFLLKEEHFKNFLFGFAFWNFAIGVGTVYINVMLLKEVEFSYLQISVLNAVGMFIGTLFQPFWGKLGDRYGFQYFLKVCLWIHAIVILLWTLTPRSFLYVFFLQIIIGIFVTAGTSQLVFYTLMYTAPSSLKTEAFSVFNSLSNLSLFAGSLVASVLVASLENISLPFGISAIRLTMFISFFLRASAAYIISRMDLGTPQKVDSLIQAVKESFFSGTVPWIRERLNTLNIFRRKR; from the coding sequence TTGGACCCCAAGGTAAAGAAGGCCTTGAACATTTCCATAATAGAGGGAGCGCTTGCTGTTCTCATCAACCAGTTCTTCGGTGGAGCTTATCTGACGGGCTATTTCCTGTGGATGGGAGCCTCAAGCTTCTTCATTGGCCTTTTCGGTTCTATTCCCTTCTTGGCAAACACGCTCCAACTTCTCACACTCTCATTCTCACATCGTTTGAAATCCAGGAAACAGATCATCGTTCCACTGATGTGGACTGCCAGAACGTCCATATTGCTGTTCGCCGTATTTCCCGCTATCAAGCATGGTCTTCTCCTTGCGTATCTTCTTTATTTTTACATCCAGATCGCAGGTGCCCTGTCTGCTCCTCTCTGGCAGAGCTGGATGTCAGATCTTGTGCCAAAAGATATGATTGGAAGCTACTTTGGTTTCAGAAATCTCATCCATGGAGCGGTTCAGATTCCTGCTATGTTCCTTGCTGGTGCGATACTCGATTCTCTTGGAGAAAACTGGAAAGGTTTTGGCACACTCTTTCTCATAGCGGGTTCTCTCGGGGCCCTGAACGGATACTTCTTGAAGATACAGTACGAGCCACCGTACAAACCACGCGAGGCGTCTGTTTCCATAACAAAAGCCGTAAAGTTTCTCCTGAAAGAAGAACACTTCAAAAACTTTCTTTTTGGATTCGCCTTCTGGAACTTCGCTATCGGTGTTGGTACGGTCTATATAAACGTGATGCTTTTAAAAGAGGTCGAGTTTTCCTATCTTCAAATAAGTGTTCTGAACGCAGTGGGAATGTTCATAGGAACTCTCTTCCAACCTTTCTGGGGAAAGTTGGGAGACAGGTATGGATTTCAATACTTTCTCAAAGTCTGTCTGTGGATTCATGCGATTGTTATTCTCCTCTGGACACTGACTCCTAGATCGTTCCTTTACGTCTTCTTCCTTCAGATAATAATTGGTATATTCGTAACAGCAGGAACGAGCCAGCTTGTTTTCTACACCCTCATGTACACAGCACCTTCATCCCTCAAAACTGAAGCCTTCTCTGTGTTCAACAGTCTGTCCAATCTTTCTTTGTTCGCTGGATCTTTAGTTGCAAGCGTTTTAGTTGCCTCGCTGGAGAACATCAGTCTTCCCTTTGGAATATCCGCTATCAGACTCACCATGTTCATATCGTTCTTTTTGAGAGCATCGGCGGCGTACATAATATCCAGGATGGATCTTGGAACACCTCAAAAAGTGGATTCTCTGATCCAGGCTGTGAAGGAGTCGTTCTTCTCAGGAACGGTTCCGTGGATCAGAGAAAGGTTGAACACACTGAACATTTTTAGAAGAAAACGTTGA
- a CDS encoding TIGR00725 family protein, with protein sequence MKKVVVVGYSGPVNKSPVSELRDICLELGRTLAKKGYLVFNGGRDGVMELVSQGVREAGGTVVGILPDEEAGNPYLSVAVKTGLDFQMRSFVLLRNADVVVSIGGEIGTAIEILGAYALGKPVILLRGTGGWTDRISQVLIDGKYLDNRRIVEIHQAWTVEEAVQIIEQIL encoded by the coding sequence GTGAAAAAAGTCGTCGTTGTCGGATACTCCGGACCGGTGAACAAATCTCCGGTGTCGGAACTTCGAGATATTTGTCTGGAACTTGGAAGAACCCTGGCAAAGAAAGGGTACCTCGTGTTCAACGGCGGAAGAGACGGTGTGATGGAACTCGTATCTCAGGGGGTCAGAGAAGCGGGCGGAACCGTGGTGGGAATACTTCCCGATGAAGAAGCGGGGAATCCGTATCTTTCCGTCGCCGTGAAAACAGGCCTTGACTTTCAGATGAGATCTTTCGTTCTTTTGAGAAACGCAGATGTAGTTGTCTCGATTGGCGGAGAGATTGGAACAGCGATAGAGATTCTGGGAGCTTATGCGCTAGGGAAGCCTGTGATCCTGCTGAGAGGAACGGGTGGGTGGACGGACAGGATCTCTCAGGTTCTGATAGACGGAAAGTACCTGGACAACAGAAGAATCGTAGAGATTCATCAGGCGTGGACTGTGGAGGAAGCTGTTCAGATCATAGAACAGATTCTCTGA
- a CDS encoding OmpH family outer membrane protein — MKKLLLPLVLAGVLLATLLVSQSSSSPSLRVAYVDVEKATESYYKWQDLNEKYKRDYSFYQNKLKEMEDELKKMQEEGRSQEEIQAKQKEILSKKAEYENLLKTEYQQKIQEVMKEVVSKIQEYASVMGYDLVIAKQMVLYGKPSYDITDQVIAYINQK; from the coding sequence ATGAAGAAACTGCTCCTACCCCTCGTTCTGGCAGGTGTTCTCCTTGCAACGCTACTCGTTTCACAGAGTTCCTCGAGCCCTTCCCTGAGGGTAGCCTACGTCGATGTTGAAAAAGCGACAGAGAGTTACTACAAGTGGCAGGATCTGAACGAAAAGTACAAGAGAGACTATTCTTTCTATCAGAACAAGTTGAAGGAGATGGAGGATGAGCTCAAAAAGATGCAGGAAGAAGGAAGATCTCAGGAAGAGATACAGGCAAAACAGAAGGAGATTCTCTCGAAAAAGGCTGAATACGAAAATCTTCTGAAGACTGAATACCAGCAGAAGATTCAGGAAGTGATGAAAGAAGTTGTGAGTAAAATCCAGGAATACGCGAGTGTTATGGGATACGATCTTGTGATTGCGAAACAGATGGTTCTCTATGGAAAGCCATCTTACGATATAACAGACCAGGTGATCGCTTACATCAATCAGAAATGA
- a CDS encoding ABC transporter ATP-binding protein: MALLEVKNLKKYFPIIKRGFRRKVVGYLKAVDGISFHIEEGETLGLVGESGCGKTTTAKLIMRGIEPTEGEIVLNMDGEKVDITKLSEKELREKGVRRFLQMIFQDPYSSLNPRMTVRDIIAEPLVVNGVIKGKEEIDAIVSDLLRAVGLRPEYMQRYPHAFSGGQRQRIAIARAIALKPKLVLCDEPTSALDVSVQAQIINLLKDLQKEYNLTYLFISHDLGVVEHITNRVAVMYVGRIVELAETEELFSSPKHPYTEALLSAVPKPDPKRKRKKAQLTGEVPDPSNPPSGCYFHPRCPYAKAICKEVYPDLRNVGTDQNPHLVACHFADSLKLEGVGTM, translated from the coding sequence ATGGCGCTTCTTGAGGTGAAGAATCTGAAGAAGTACTTTCCCATCATAAAGCGGGGTTTTAGAAGGAAGGTTGTTGGGTATCTGAAGGCGGTGGATGGTATCTCCTTCCACATAGAAGAGGGAGAGACCTTAGGACTTGTTGGAGAAAGCGGCTGTGGAAAGACCACAACGGCAAAGCTCATCATGAGAGGGATCGAACCGACAGAGGGTGAGATTGTTCTCAATATGGATGGAGAAAAGGTCGATATTACCAAGTTGTCTGAGAAGGAACTCAGGGAGAAGGGTGTGAGGCGGTTTCTTCAGATGATCTTCCAGGATCCTTACTCTTCTTTGAATCCGAGGATGACGGTGCGTGATATCATTGCGGAACCTCTTGTGGTGAACGGTGTTATAAAGGGAAAAGAGGAGATAGACGCCATCGTTTCTGATCTTTTGAGGGCAGTCGGTCTCAGGCCTGAGTACATGCAGAGATACCCGCACGCTTTCTCTGGGGGGCAGAGACAGAGGATCGCCATCGCACGTGCGATCGCACTGAAGCCAAAACTTGTGCTCTGCGATGAACCCACTTCCGCTCTGGATGTGTCCGTTCAGGCTCAGATCATAAATCTTCTGAAGGATCTTCAAAAGGAATACAACCTCACGTACCTGTTCATCTCGCACGATCTTGGGGTGGTGGAACATATCACAAACAGGGTGGCTGTGATGTACGTGGGAAGGATCGTGGAACTGGCTGAAACTGAAGAACTCTTCTCTTCTCCAAAGCACCCTTACACGGAAGCACTTCTTTCTGCTGTTCCAAAACCGGATCCAAAGAGGAAGAGAAAGAAAGCTCAGCTCACAGGTGAGGTGCCGGATCCTTCGAATCCACCGTCTGGTTGTTATTTCCATCCCAGGTGTCCTTACGCTAAAGCTATCTGTAAGGAGGTGTATCCCGACCTCAGAAACGTAGGTACTGATCAAAATCCTCATCTCGTGGCGTGTCATTTCGCTGATTCGCTAAAATTAGAAGGAGTAGGTACAATGTAA
- the lptB gene encoding LPS export ABC transporter ATP-binding protein, with protein MMDVLRCENLKKRFGRRYVVNGVNLEFHRGEIVGLLGPNGAGKTTIFNMILGVVVPTSGKIIFRDVDITKFPVYRRARLGITYLQQETSIFGGLTVRENIDLVLRFHEKDKEKRERKIEELLHEFHLKHLENQPASFLSGGEKRKLELARMMCLNPAFILLDEPFSGIDPKTVKEIQKMTLELKQKNFGIVITDHNVDELVEIADRIYVIYKGEILAEGSPERILEDETVREVYLGT; from the coding sequence ATGATGGACGTTTTGAGGTGCGAGAACCTCAAAAAGAGGTTCGGCAGAAGATACGTCGTGAACGGAGTGAATCTGGAGTTTCACAGGGGTGAGATAGTCGGTCTTCTCGGTCCCAACGGAGCCGGGAAGACCACTATTTTCAACATGATTCTTGGTGTCGTTGTACCGACTTCGGGAAAGATCATCTTCAGGGATGTTGATATAACGAAGTTTCCCGTTTACAGGAGAGCAAGACTCGGTATCACCTATCTTCAGCAGGAGACTTCGATCTTCGGGGGCCTCACTGTGAGGGAAAACATAGACCTCGTGCTTCGCTTCCATGAGAAAGATAAAGAAAAAAGAGAAAGAAAAATAGAAGAACTCCTCCACGAATTCCATCTGAAACACCTCGAGAATCAACCCGCGAGCTTTCTTTCCGGGGGAGAGAAGAGAAAGCTAGAACTCGCAAGAATGATGTGTTTGAATCCCGCTTTCATTCTGCTCGATGAACCCTTCAGCGGAATAGATCCGAAGACTGTGAAAGAAATTCAAAAAATGACCCTGGAATTGAAGCAGAAAAATTTCGGAATCGTCATCACCGACCACAACGTCGATGAACTCGTTGAAATCGCTGACAGGATCTACGTCATCTACAAGGGAGAGATCCTCGCCGAAGGTTCTCCTGAAAGAATTTTGGAAGACGAAACAGTGAGGGAGGTGTACCTCGGAACGTGA